A genomic segment from Salmo trutta chromosome 38, fSalTru1.1, whole genome shotgun sequence encodes:
- the LOC115178463 gene encoding uncharacterized protein LOC115178463: MPAKLVQFTGWEAVVEKQIVLKPGQAPRGRQGYTMYHGTHRDSARAIITGGFRPSAGGTLGPGVYCSRDIAKAKGYPGGCPTGEHVVLQLKVRVGRVKKMDRQNVAMWCSWQQSGYDTAWLPSTVIGHEEDCVKDPKRVAVNGIAHCGDPATKQALEKLISQQRHGVESSGRVVGGCKECKMQTPIGHSLEVCWGCGATVCPFMDKHVCKRSS, from the coding sequence ATGCCAGCGAAGTTGGTGCAGTTCACCggttgggaggctgtggttgagAAGCAGATTGTCCTGAAACCTGGCCAGGCACCACGGGGCAGACAAGGCTACACCATGTACCATGGCACCCACCGTGACAGCGCTCGAGCCATCATCACAGGTGGGTTCCGGCCCTCGGCGGGGGGCACGTTGGGCCCGGGGGTCTACTGCAGTCGGGACATAGCCAAGGCGAAGGGTTACCCCGGTGGGTGTCCCACTGGAGAACATGTGGTATTGCAGCTGAAGGTCCGGGTGGGCCGCGTGAAGAAGATGGATAGGCAGAATGTAGCAATGTGGTGCTCGTGGCAACAGAGCGGATACGATACAGCCTGGCTGCCCTCCACCGTCATTGGGCATGAGGAGGACTGCGTTAAAGATCCAAAGCGGGTGGCGGTTAACGGCATCGCGCACTGTGGCGACCCGGCCACGAAGCAAGCCCTCGAGAAGCTCATCAGTCAGCAGAGGCATGGGGTGGAATCAAGTGGGAGGGTTGTGGGCGGGTGTAAGGAGTGCAAGATGCAGACACCGATTGGCCActctctggaggtgtgttgggggtGTGGCGCCACTGTATGCCCTTTTATGGACAAACACGTCTGCAAAAGGAGCAGTTGA